In the genome of Macellibacteroides fermentans, one region contains:
- the ltrA gene encoding group II intron reverse transcriptase/maturase: MKDAKSHEISKFLIMEAFKRVKANHGSAGIDGVSIEQFEKNLKDNLYKIWNRMSSGSYFPPSVKLVEIPKPNGDKRPLGIPTVGDRIAQMAAVMILEPQIEPCFHEDSYAYRPNRSAHDAIAKARERCWKYNWVLDMDISKFFDSIDHELLIKAVRLHTDCVWVLLYIERWLKVPYELQDGSKIDRDKGVPQGSVIGPVLANLFLHYAFDKWMSRYYPHIPFERYADDTICHCATQSQAEALKVAVQQRFAQCKLMLNDDKTKIVYCKDSRRKGEFDTISFDFLGYTFRPRKAKGRNGINFTGFLPAISNKACNRIREKMRSWKTRKQLFLSLETLAKSINPVLRGWITYYGKFYPTRLKILLDEVNRHLARWVTAKFKRFKGKPYRAYYWLGNISRKESKLFYHWQWGVTPTANKKW; the protein is encoded by the coding sequence ATGAAAGACGCAAAGTCGCATGAGATTTCTAAGTTTTTAATCATGGAGGCCTTCAAACGAGTCAAGGCAAACCATGGAAGTGCGGGTATTGACGGCGTATCGATTGAACAGTTTGAGAAAAATCTCAAAGACAATCTCTACAAAATCTGGAACCGCATGAGTTCGGGAAGCTACTTCCCTCCATCGGTCAAACTGGTAGAAATACCTAAACCCAATGGAGATAAACGTCCGTTAGGTATACCTACGGTAGGAGACAGGATTGCTCAAATGGCGGCAGTGATGATACTGGAGCCACAGATTGAACCCTGTTTTCACGAGGATTCTTATGCCTACCGGCCCAACCGCTCTGCTCACGATGCCATCGCCAAAGCACGCGAGCGGTGCTGGAAGTACAACTGGGTATTGGATATGGACATCAGCAAGTTCTTCGATTCCATTGACCACGAACTGCTGATTAAAGCAGTCAGACTTCATACCGATTGTGTATGGGTGCTGCTTTACATCGAACGGTGGCTCAAAGTTCCCTACGAACTGCAGGATGGAAGTAAAATCGACCGGGACAAAGGGGTCCCGCAAGGGTCCGTAATCGGACCTGTGCTGGCCAATTTGTTCCTGCATTACGCCTTCGACAAGTGGATGAGCAGGTATTATCCGCACATTCCCTTCGAAAGGTATGCAGACGACACCATCTGTCACTGCGCCACCCAATCCCAGGCCGAAGCACTGAAAGTAGCTGTTCAACAACGGTTTGCTCAATGTAAACTGATGTTGAACGATGACAAAACAAAGATTGTGTACTGTAAAGACAGCCGCAGAAAGGGAGAGTTTGATACAATCTCTTTCGATTTCCTTGGCTACACCTTCCGACCCCGGAAGGCAAAAGGCAGAAATGGCATCAACTTTACAGGCTTTCTGCCGGCAATCAGCAACAAGGCCTGCAACCGCATCCGTGAAAAGATGCGCAGCTGGAAAACAAGGAAACAACTGTTTCTATCGCTGGAAACCCTGGCGAAAAGCATCAATCCGGTGCTTCGGGGATGGATTACTTATTATGGTAAATTTTATCCCACCCGACTCAAAATCCTGTTAGATGAAGTAAACAGACATCTGGCCAGATGGGTTACAGCCAAGTTCAAGCGCTTCAAGGGGAAACCCTATCGGGCTTACTACTGGCTGGGAAACATCTCCCGGAAAGAGTCTAAACTCTTTTACCACTGGCAGTGGGGAGTAACTCCAACAGCTAACAAGAAATGGTAA
- the istB gene encoding IS21-like element helper ATPase IstB: protein MKENESNLRQQITDLSKTLKLPSIRKTLQDTIKEAVCHSWSYEQFLFTLLHSEDTHREENRKKAHVKRAGFPQYKYLQELNREELPDDVKIVLPELETLEFIKNAQNIVLAGNPGTGKTHIAIGLGINACKMGYNVLFTSIPQLLTQIRECRSARTLHQLELKFIKYDLVICDEFGYVSFNKDGAEALFNHLSLRTGRKATIITTNLAFDRWKEIFGDPILTAAMVDRLTHKAYLINMNGDSFRMKETQKWIKNKRI, encoded by the coding sequence ATGAAAGAAAATGAATCCAACCTAAGGCAGCAAATAACAGACTTGTCGAAAACACTGAAGCTGCCTTCCATTCGCAAAACATTGCAAGATACCATAAAGGAAGCTGTTTGCCACTCCTGGAGCTATGAACAGTTCCTCTTTACCCTGCTTCACAGTGAAGACACACATCGTGAAGAGAATCGTAAAAAAGCCCACGTTAAACGTGCCGGATTCCCTCAATATAAATACCTGCAGGAATTGAACCGGGAAGAACTTCCCGATGATGTAAAAATTGTATTGCCTGAATTAGAGACTCTTGAATTTATTAAAAACGCTCAGAACATAGTCCTTGCCGGCAATCCGGGAACCGGAAAAACCCATATCGCCATCGGCCTTGGAATTAATGCCTGTAAAATGGGATATAATGTGTTGTTTACTTCCATCCCCCAGTTGCTTACTCAGATCCGGGAATGCCGTTCGGCCAGAACGCTGCACCAGCTGGAGTTGAAGTTTATTAAATACGATCTGGTAATATGTGATGAGTTTGGTTATGTATCCTTTAACAAAGATGGTGCTGAAGCCTTGTTCAATCACCTTTCCTTAAGGACTGGACGAAAAGCAACAATTATTACTACCAATCTGGCTTTCGATCGATGGAAAGAAATCTTCGGAGATCCAATCCTCACGGCCGCAATGGTAGATAGATTAACCCATAAAGCATATCTAATAAATATGAACGGTGATTCTTTTAGAATGAAAGAAACTCAAAAATGGATCAAAAATAAAAGAATCTAA
- the istA gene encoding IS21 family transposase has translation MKDKSEIIRLRNYEGLSEREISRRLGFSRITVHRILDEYTKALKEQEGDKSRIEAYILTPPIYKTENRPKRRLTENIIRIIDHCLEENEIKKRSGRHKQRMFKQDIHELLVEKGYDISYSTVCGYISNQSSQKEKESFIKQGYIPGEKAEFDWGEVKLCIAGRWQKLYMSAFALCSSNGRWGDLFHRQDTLAFMESHANYFEECKGVPHEVVYDNMRVAVASFAGNEKEPTQALLRMTAFYGFKYRFCNVRRGNEKGHVERTVEVLRRKAFCLKDTFDTIEQATEHLHQTCRKLNASEDIRPKLEEDLRSLLPYTTPMGCFERRELKVDKWSTITLNTSHYSVPDTLVGRMVEVKIFSEKLLVYMNNAPVAEHERSYYSTWSLNLNHYLQTLKRKPGALSGSVALSQAPESMKELYYKYFTDNGKSFVDLLIFAKEHAISYDEIALAGKDAEQSGIKTVTAAHITTLLYNRLNQTPPLYKHEQKDEIEDFAIKQLSMWSMMMNNNSKIV, from the coding sequence ATGAAAGACAAATCAGAAATTATCAGATTACGAAATTATGAGGGTTTGAGTGAAAGGGAAATTTCACGCAGACTAGGTTTTAGCCGCATTACGGTTCACCGTATCCTGGATGAGTATACCAAAGCCCTGAAGGAACAAGAAGGGGATAAATCCAGGATAGAGGCGTATATATTAACGCCCCCAATTTATAAAACAGAAAATCGTCCCAAACGACGTCTTACCGAGAATATCATCCGTATTATAGACCATTGTCTGGAGGAAAACGAAATTAAGAAACGGTCCGGGCGTCATAAGCAGCGTATGTTCAAACAAGATATACATGAGTTGCTAGTGGAAAAAGGTTATGACATATCCTATTCTACAGTATGTGGTTATATCAGCAACCAAAGCAGTCAAAAAGAAAAGGAAAGCTTTATCAAACAGGGTTATATCCCGGGTGAGAAGGCGGAGTTCGATTGGGGGGAAGTAAAGCTTTGCATAGCGGGTCGTTGGCAGAAACTGTACATGTCCGCATTTGCTTTATGTAGCAGCAATGGCCGTTGGGGGGATCTGTTTCACCGGCAAGACACGCTGGCCTTTATGGAATCTCACGCCAACTATTTTGAAGAATGTAAAGGTGTTCCCCATGAAGTTGTATACGACAATATGCGTGTAGCCGTAGCTTCTTTTGCCGGAAATGAAAAGGAACCAACCCAGGCTCTTCTTCGAATGACGGCATTCTATGGCTTCAAATACCGGTTCTGTAATGTCAGACGAGGAAACGAAAAAGGACATGTGGAACGTACGGTGGAGGTTTTGCGCCGCAAAGCCTTCTGCCTAAAAGACACTTTTGATACCATAGAACAGGCAACGGAGCATCTGCACCAGACCTGCAGGAAGCTAAACGCATCCGAAGATATCAGGCCAAAACTGGAGGAAGATCTTCGCTCGCTGTTACCCTATACAACACCAATGGGTTGTTTTGAAAGGCGAGAACTCAAAGTAGATAAATGGTCTACCATCACATTGAATACCTCCCATTACTCTGTACCCGACACGTTGGTAGGCAGAATGGTCGAGGTTAAAATATTCAGTGAAAAGTTACTGGTATATATGAACAATGCCCCTGTGGCGGAACATGAACGTTCTTATTATTCAACCTGGTCGCTCAATCTCAATCATTATCTACAGACACTTAAGCGAAAACCGGGTGCTTTAAGTGGTTCTGTTGCCTTATCTCAAGCTCCGGAATCAATGAAAGAGCTGTATTATAAGTACTTTACGGATAATGGAAAGTCTTTTGTTGACCTGCTTATCTTCGCAAAAGAACATGCAATCTCTTACGATGAAATCGCTCTTGCTGGCAAAGATGCCGAACAGTCCGGAATCAAAACAGTTACAGCAGCACATATTACAACGTTGCTATATAACAGGCTCAATCAAACACCTCCGCTTTACAAGCATGAACAAAAAGACGAGATAGAGGATTTTGCCATCAAGCAATTATCCATGTGGTCTATGATGATGAACAACAACTCTAAAATAGTATAA
- a CDS encoding ISL3 family transposase gives MIDNTSQPKDNNFFINKHSLQAIFGIPGVVFYDSVISDNLILLSARLKDKTAKCICCGKRSKSVHSSYMRKLTDLAVVGRAVKIILKVRKFRCRYSNCTQTVFSEQHLPLTRKHSRLTDRTSHFLQKLLIEVSSRKGEYISELLSIKQSSSTCLRIVKSIEMPHFQELTTIGIDDWAYRKGKSYGTIIVNAINHRPVELLKSRDKEEVADWLIRHNSILYVTRDRSSSYSNAIKSGASKASQIADRFHLVKNLGDHIAHEIRMEYKTIKNSWLAHRKSLYKSKKKNICLSSGDNENTSDSQYNKHTNSVNHRKQELFNRIHELKNNNYSQRAIAKALNISRNTVRYYFEMEELLPRATIYYNNYGDFMDLIKECCNQGLNVRNIFVSLKKQGFKGNQTSFYQWFNRHFPEYQNKKRLPVALNTSPIVYEETRFSGMSPNRLAIHLTNSEWGVSKETGECSKSHILAEDIINSSMLLKSMREVYNTFREVLNSKDELRLDQWLEKYKSTQIRRIKSFINGIIHDLEAVKNAIKYPWSNGVVEGHVNRLKNKKREMYGRAGFELLRRKVVLSNLG, from the coding sequence ATGATTGACAACACTAGCCAACCCAAAGATAATAACTTTTTTATAAACAAACATTCGCTCCAAGCTATTTTTGGAATCCCAGGTGTTGTATTCTATGATTCCGTTATAAGTGATAATTTGATTCTTCTATCTGCCCGTCTTAAAGACAAGACAGCAAAATGTATCTGTTGCGGTAAAAGGAGTAAAAGTGTCCATTCATCCTATATGCGCAAATTAACAGATCTAGCTGTAGTTGGCAGAGCTGTTAAAATTATACTGAAAGTCAGAAAGTTTAGATGCCGTTACAGTAATTGCACTCAAACAGTTTTCTCTGAGCAACATCTGCCCTTAACGCGGAAACACTCACGACTGACAGATCGCACAAGTCACTTTTTGCAAAAACTGCTCATTGAGGTCTCTTCTCGTAAAGGTGAGTATATAAGTGAGCTCCTATCAATAAAGCAGAGCAGTTCTACCTGTCTTAGAATCGTTAAGTCTATAGAAATGCCCCATTTTCAGGAACTAACTACCATAGGCATAGATGACTGGGCATACAGGAAAGGCAAATCGTATGGTACTATTATTGTAAATGCGATTAATCACCGTCCCGTAGAACTACTAAAGAGTAGAGACAAGGAGGAGGTTGCAGATTGGCTTATAAGACATAACTCCATACTGTATGTAACCAGGGATCGATCAAGCAGCTACTCTAATGCTATAAAGTCTGGGGCATCCAAGGCGTCACAAATAGCAGACAGGTTTCATTTAGTGAAAAATCTGGGAGATCACATAGCACATGAAATACGAATGGAGTATAAAACCATTAAAAATAGTTGGTTGGCTCACAGGAAGAGTCTTTATAAAAGCAAAAAAAAAAACATCTGCTTAAGTAGTGGAGATAACGAAAATACCAGCGATTCACAATATAACAAACACACCAATAGTGTTAACCATAGAAAACAGGAGTTGTTTAACAGGATTCATGAGCTTAAAAACAACAACTACTCTCAAAGAGCAATTGCCAAGGCTTTAAACATTAGCCGTAATACTGTAAGATATTATTTTGAAATGGAAGAGTTGTTGCCACGAGCAACCATCTATTATAATAATTATGGAGATTTTATGGATCTGATTAAGGAGTGTTGTAATCAGGGGTTAAATGTAAGAAATATATTTGTGTCTCTGAAAAAACAGGGATTCAAGGGTAATCAAACATCTTTTTATCAGTGGTTCAACAGGCACTTCCCGGAATATCAGAATAAGAAAAGATTACCAGTAGCATTAAATACCTCTCCGATAGTTTATGAAGAAACTCGATTTAGCGGAATGTCACCCAACAGACTTGCTATACATTTAACAAATAGTGAATGGGGTGTTTCAAAGGAAACAGGCGAGTGTAGCAAGTCTCACATACTGGCAGAGGATATTATTAACTCCTCTATGTTATTAAAAAGCATGAGAGAGGTATACAACACTTTTAGAGAGGTTTTGAACAGTAAAGATGAACTTAGATTAGACCAATGGCTCGAGAAGTATAAGTCGACCCAAATACGGAGGATTAAAAGTTTTATAAATGGCATTATTCATGATTTGGAAGCAGTAAAAAACGCCATTAAATACCCTTGGAGTAATGGAGTTGTGGAGGGTCATGTAAACAGATTAAAAAACAAGAAAAGAGAGATGTATGGCAGGGCTGGATTTGAACTGTTAAGACGAAAGGTCGTGCTTTCCAACTTAGGATAA
- a CDS encoding nSTAND1 domain-containing NTPase has protein sequence MDKAQRKAILNQAFSPTQPIQEKDFFFGRMNQLMKVIEAINEKGQHAILYGERGVGKTSLANIMYKSYTNIYPVKITCDRRHTFRSLWEDAFDKIQYSQTTSGIGFNAQNKSKMVSMKSLISSYTDLKTNQIVDILNNLGNDYKLMFIFDEFDNIDDLNTKYFFADLIKSLSDNNINTTVILVGIAESVEDLIGSHQSLERCLKQVKMPRMKKEECEEIIVNGLKLLDIKIDKSIQEKIIEFSSGFPHYIHLLCKYGCLELIENDKNYFSEPYLNIAINKGIENTSEQLRITFRAAILSSSNNGKWKNILYACANSELDEFNSFTISDIVKEYNKITQKASNNSNLHYCINELTKKNRAEILTKLGKGRSSRYTFKNPMMRAFIKLKMNAK, from the coding sequence ATGGATAAGGCACAAAGAAAGGCTATTTTAAATCAGGCTTTTTCCCCGACACAGCCAATTCAAGAAAAAGATTTCTTTTTTGGAAGAATGAATCAACTCATGAAAGTTATTGAAGCCATAAATGAGAAAGGACAGCATGCAATTTTATATGGTGAGAGAGGAGTGGGAAAAACTTCCTTAGCAAATATAATGTATAAATCTTACACTAATATTTATCCGGTAAAAATCACATGTGATAGAAGACATACATTTCGTTCTCTTTGGGAAGATGCATTTGATAAGATACAGTACTCTCAAACAACAAGTGGCATAGGCTTTAATGCGCAAAATAAGAGCAAAATGGTATCAATGAAAAGCCTAATTTCATCATATACAGACTTGAAAACGAATCAAATTGTTGACATACTTAATAACCTTGGAAATGATTACAAATTGATGTTTATATTTGATGAATTTGATAATATAGATGATTTAAATACCAAATATTTTTTTGCAGATCTAATAAAATCACTATCCGATAATAACATTAATACAACGGTTATATTGGTGGGGATAGCGGAAAGTGTAGAAGATCTAATAGGAAGCCATCAATCACTGGAACGATGCCTAAAGCAAGTAAAGATGCCGCGAATGAAAAAGGAAGAGTGTGAAGAGATAATAGTCAATGGATTAAAACTTCTAGATATAAAAATAGATAAGAGTATTCAAGAAAAAATAATAGAATTTTCTTCAGGATTTCCGCATTATATTCATTTATTATGCAAATATGGGTGCTTAGAATTAATAGAAAATGATAAAAACTATTTTTCCGAACCATATTTAAATATTGCCATAAATAAAGGTATTGAAAATACTTCTGAACAATTACGAATAACTTTTAGGGCAGCTATTTTATCATCAAGCAATAACGGCAAATGGAAGAATATTTTATATGCTTGTGCTAATTCAGAATTAGATGAATTCAATTCATTCACAATCAGTGATATTGTTAAAGAATATAATAAAATCACACAAAAAGCATCTAATAATTCAAATCTGCATTATTGCATTAATGAACTCACAAAAAAGAATAGAGCAGAAATATTGACAAAATTGGGCAAGGGCAGAAGTTCTCGTTATACATTTAAAAATCCTATGATGAGAGCGTTTATTAAACTTAAAATGAATGCGAAATAA
- a CDS encoding helix-turn-helix domain-containing protein, translating to MNGKGNLLENRLKEIPKDIEEFVSLSFDISDRIRDVLEENNISQKRLAQLLGKRESEVSKWLKGTHNFTIETIAKISVVLDTKIFYIPTKTKSLVEIKQAISDFECLYNKSSNERFFNIKLQTLPEKSIYKNEDHIGLVGSEKKIAIKKVDSTTIYKLACTTNFESSKESPTISIVF from the coding sequence ATGAACGGAAAAGGAAATTTGCTCGAAAATAGATTGAAGGAAATACCAAAAGATATAGAGGAATTTGTTTCGTTGTCATTTGATATTTCAGATAGGATTAGAGATGTTTTAGAAGAAAATAACATCTCTCAAAAACGGCTAGCTCAACTTTTAGGGAAAAGAGAATCAGAGGTTAGCAAGTGGTTAAAAGGAACTCATAATTTTACAATAGAAACGATTGCAAAAATAAGTGTTGTTCTTGATACTAAGATTTTTTACATACCAACAAAAACAAAATCTTTAGTAGAAATAAAACAGGCTATAAGTGATTTTGAATGTTTGTATAATAAATCATCTAATGAAAGATTCTTTAACATCAAGTTGCAGACTCTTCCTGAAAAATCAATATACAAAAACGAAGATCATATTGGGCTTGTTGGCTCCGAAAAGAAAATAGCTATAAAAAAAGTAGACAGTACAACTATCTATAAATTAGCTTGCACAACTAATTTTGAGAGTTCAAAAGAAAGTCCTACTATAAGTATTGTATTTTAG
- a CDS encoding ISAon1 family transposase N-terminal region protein, producing the protein MDKDLNQSLLELILPEGILEYFTIVGFDKGNSGKYVYDKTLTIYLEEKNQIPTEYKYYKYKASGFMEPRLINDYPIRNMLVTLSVKRRRWDVEIEGEVKKVSRDWNVIAQGTRMSAEYAAFFKRN; encoded by the coding sequence ATGGATAAGGATCTCAACCAATCATTATTAGAGTTAATATTACCCGAAGGGATACTAGAATACTTTACTATAGTAGGCTTTGATAAAGGGAATAGTGGAAAGTATGTATATGATAAAACTCTGACCATTTATCTGGAAGAGAAAAACCAGATTCCAACGGAATACAAATATTATAAATACAAGGCAAGTGGTTTCATGGAGCCGCGTCTGATAAATGATTATCCCATACGGAATATGTTAGTTACCTTAAGTGTGAAAAGACGTCGATGGGATGTTGAAATAGAAGGGGAAGTTAAAAAGGTAAGCAGGGATTGGAATGTCATTGCACAGGGTACTCGCATGAGCGCAGAGTATGCTGCTTTTTTTAAAAGAAATTAG
- the aroB gene encoding 3-dehydroquinate synthase: MAAQNVIICKNLQSELQNFLQSVKYDKLFVLTDSNTLELCLPMLKEVPQLQGAPVITVEAGDTNKNIEQVTAIWMRLCNEGASRNSLLLNVGGGMITDMGGFVAATFKRGIHSVNVPTTLMASVDAAVGGKTGINFNGLKNEIGSFYPPLCVLIDSSFLKTLDRDNLLSGYAEMVKHALISNMETYHAILSFDLDLVDYTLLNQMVAQSVAVKERIVEEDPKEMGIRKALNLGHTVGHAYESLSFRKGRPVLHGHAVAAGLVSELYLSYKKCGFPMENLSQVVYYLKKYYPPFFFNCDDYEALYELMTHDKKNEGGIINFTLLSQVGEVQINQSVTKEKVLESFDFYRESFGI; this comes from the coding sequence ATGGCGGCTCAGAACGTAATAATATGTAAAAACTTACAGTCGGAGTTACAGAATTTTCTCCAGTCGGTAAAGTATGACAAACTATTCGTGCTTACAGATTCCAATACATTGGAACTCTGTTTGCCGATGCTGAAGGAGGTTCCCCAATTGCAGGGAGCGCCGGTCATTACGGTAGAGGCCGGAGATACCAATAAAAATATTGAACAGGTAACAGCAATCTGGATGCGCCTTTGCAACGAAGGTGCATCCAGAAACTCGCTGCTGTTAAATGTGGGAGGCGGCATGATCACCGATATGGGTGGTTTTGTGGCTGCTACATTTAAACGCGGAATACATTCTGTAAATGTGCCAACTACACTGATGGCTTCCGTGGATGCCGCAGTAGGAGGGAAGACCGGTATAAATTTTAACGGACTTAAAAATGAGATAGGCTCTTTTTATCCTCCGTTGTGCGTGCTGATCGATTCGTCTTTTCTGAAGACGTTAGACCGGGACAACCTGCTTTCGGGTTATGCCGAGATGGTGAAGCATGCATTAATTAGCAACATGGAAACCTATCATGCCATCCTCTCATTTGATCTGGACCTGGTAGACTATACCCTGCTGAATCAGATGGTAGCTCAATCCGTAGCTGTAAAGGAGCGGATTGTGGAGGAAGATCCTAAAGAGATGGGCATACGCAAGGCCCTTAATCTGGGACATACCGTTGGTCACGCTTACGAAAGTTTATCTTTCAGAAAGGGAAGACCCGTATTGCACGGACATGCCGTTGCCGCCGGTTTGGTAAGCGAGCTATATCTGTCTTACAAAAAGTGTGGTTTCCCCATGGAAAACCTATCGCAGGTGGTATATTATCTGAAGAAATATTATCCCCCGTTTTTCTTTAATTGCGACGATTACGAGGCTTTGTACGAGCTTATGACGCACGATAAGAAAAATGAAGGAGGTATTATTAATTTCACCCTGCTTTCTCAAGTAGGTGAGGTTCAGATCAATCAATCGGTAACAAAAGAAAAAGTACTTGAGTCGTTCGATTTTTACCGCGAAAGTTTTGGCATTTAA